From a region of the Williamsia phyllosphaerae genome:
- the pstC gene encoding phosphate ABC transporter permease subunit PstC, with amino-acid sequence MTSSISGPDPMAGVAPGPAPTGDSADKPDAAGKGSVIRLGDRIFRTLSVGSGIVISVLIALIAIFLVIQAVPALLKNSENFFTYTGDWVTSGDELQFGIANLFYATLVVSVIALVLAMPIALGISIFLTQYAPRRLIGPITYLVDLLAAVPSIVYGLWGILVLGPALVPLDQWLVDNLSFLPFFQEPTQIANLSTGGTLLTAGIVLAVMILPIITAVTREVFVQTPTAQREAALALGATKWEVVRVSVLPFGFSGYISGSMLGLGRALGETMALLLIISTAGPLDFNLMESGETFATKIANNAAEFDSPIKTGAYISAGLTLFVLTFIVNAAARSVVAGKAKS; translated from the coding sequence ATGACGTCATCGATCAGCGGCCCGGACCCGATGGCCGGCGTCGCACCCGGCCCCGCCCCGACCGGGGACAGCGCCGACAAGCCCGACGCCGCGGGCAAGGGGTCGGTCATCCGACTCGGCGACCGCATCTTCCGGACCCTGTCGGTCGGCTCGGGCATCGTCATCTCGGTCCTGATCGCGTTGATCGCGATCTTCCTGGTCATCCAGGCCGTTCCGGCGCTGCTGAAGAACTCCGAGAACTTCTTCACCTACACCGGTGACTGGGTCACCTCGGGTGACGAACTCCAGTTCGGTATCGCCAACCTCTTCTACGCGACACTGGTCGTGTCGGTGATCGCGCTGGTCCTCGCCATGCCCATCGCGCTCGGGATCTCGATCTTCCTCACCCAGTACGCGCCGAGGCGCCTCATCGGACCGATCACCTACCTGGTCGATCTGCTCGCCGCAGTGCCCTCGATCGTCTACGGCCTCTGGGGCATCCTGGTTCTCGGGCCGGCGCTCGTGCCCCTGGACCAGTGGCTGGTCGACAACCTCTCGTTCCTGCCGTTCTTCCAGGAACCGACGCAGATCGCCAACCTCTCCACTGGTGGCACCCTGCTCACCGCGGGAATCGTCCTCGCCGTAATGATCCTGCCGATCATCACCGCGGTCACCCGCGAGGTCTTCGTGCAGACCCCCACCGCGCAGCGCGAGGCCGCACTCGCCCTCGGCGCGACCAAGTGGGAGGTCGTCCGGGTCTCGGTGCTGCCCTTCGGTTTCTCCGGCTACATCAGCGGCTCGATGCTCGGCCTGGGCCGCGCCCTCGGCGAGACGATGGCGCTGCTGCTCATCATTTCCACTGCGGGTCCGCTGGACTTCAACCTGATGGAGAGCGGTGAGACGTTCGCGACCAAGATCGCCAACAACGCCGCCGAGTTCGACTCGCCGATCAAGACCGGCGCCTACATCTCCGCCGGCCTGACCCTGTTCGTACTGACCTTCATCGTCAATGCCGCGGCCCGCTCGGTCGTCGCCGGAAAGGCGAAGTCATGA
- the phoU gene encoding phosphate signaling complex protein PhoU, whose amino-acid sequence MRTAYHEQMADLNRILGHMSQLAGVAMERSTQALLQADLAVAEGVISDHEQIVRLSAQAEEQAFALLALQAPVAGDLRAIVSGFQIVADVDRMGALALHVSKVARRRHPAKALPEEVNGYFAEMGRLAVALAMNAREVLNSQDPSDALRLQADDDAMDDLHRHLFTVLMDREWRHGVAAAVDVTLLGRYYERFADHAVLIGRRVVFQSTGKTPEQFLEGQQQAQA is encoded by the coding sequence ATGCGTACCGCGTACCACGAGCAGATGGCTGACCTGAACCGCATCCTGGGACACATGTCCCAGCTTGCCGGTGTCGCCATGGAGCGCTCCACACAGGCACTTCTCCAGGCCGACCTCGCCGTAGCCGAGGGCGTCATATCCGATCACGAGCAGATCGTCCGTCTCTCGGCGCAGGCCGAGGAGCAGGCATTCGCCCTTCTCGCGTTGCAGGCACCGGTCGCCGGCGACCTCCGCGCGATCGTCAGCGGCTTCCAGATCGTCGCCGACGTCGACCGGATGGGTGCGCTCGCGCTGCACGTCTCCAAGGTCGCCCGTCGCCGGCACCCGGCCAAGGCGCTGCCCGAGGAGGTCAACGGCTACTTCGCCGAGATGGGTCGTCTCGCCGTGGCACTGGCGATGAACGCCCGCGAGGTTCTCAACAGCCAGGACCCGTCCGACGCCCTCCGACTGCAGGCCGACGACGACGCGATGGACGACCTGCACCGGCACCTGTTCACCGTCCTGATGGACCGTGAGTGGCGCCACGGCGTCGCCGCGGCCGTCGACGTCACACTGTTGGGCCGGTACTACGAGCGCTTCGCCGACCACGCCGTCCTCATCGGTCGGCGCGTGGTGTTCCAGTCCACCGGCAAGACCCCCGAGCAGTTCCTCGAGGGGCAGCAGCAGGCCCAGGCCTGA
- the pstB gene encoding phosphate ABC transporter ATP-binding protein PstB, with translation MAKRLDLKDLNIYYSAFHAVKDVSLDVPPRSITAFIGPSGCGKSTVLRTLNRMHEVTPGARVEGKVLLDGEDIYGRAVDPVSVRSTIGMVFQRPNPFPTMSIRDNVVAGLKLQGLRNKKELDEVAERSLRGANLWEEVKDRLGKPGGGLSGGQQQRLCIARAIAVSPEVLLMDEPCSALDPISTLAIEDLITELKKDYTIVIVTHNMQQAARVSDQTAFFNLAATGKPGQLIEVNDTETMFSNPEQRATEDYISGRFG, from the coding sequence ATGGCAAAGCGTCTCGACCTCAAAGACCTGAACATCTACTACAGCGCGTTCCACGCCGTGAAGGACGTCAGCCTTGATGTCCCGCCGCGCTCCATCACCGCCTTCATCGGCCCGTCGGGCTGCGGCAAGTCGACGGTCCTGCGCACGCTGAACCGCATGCACGAGGTCACCCCCGGTGCCCGTGTGGAGGGCAAGGTGCTGCTCGACGGTGAGGACATCTACGGCCGCGCCGTCGACCCGGTGAGCGTCCGCTCCACCATCGGCATGGTGTTCCAGCGCCCGAACCCGTTCCCCACCATGTCGATCCGCGACAACGTCGTGGCCGGCCTGAAGCTGCAGGGGCTGCGCAACAAGAAGGAGCTCGACGAGGTCGCCGAGCGCAGCCTGCGTGGCGCGAACCTCTGGGAAGAGGTCAAGGACCGTCTGGGCAAGCCCGGTGGCGGCCTGTCCGGTGGACAGCAGCAGCGGCTGTGCATCGCCCGCGCGATCGCGGTCTCACCCGAGGTCCTGCTCATGGACGAGCCGTGTTCGGCGCTCGATCCGATCTCGACCCTGGCCATCGAGGACCTGATCACCGAGCTCAAGAAGGACTACACGATCGTCATCGTCACCCACAACATGCAGCAGGCTGCACGCGTGAGTGACCAGACGGCGTTCTTCAACCTTGCCGCTACGGGCAAGCCGGGCCAGCTCATCGAGGTCAACGACACCGAGACGATGTTCTCCAACCCCGAGCAGCGCGCCACGGAAGACTACATCTCCGGCCGCTTCGGCTAG
- the pstA gene encoding phosphate ABC transporter permease PstA, with product MTATLESPSLGPVKRDASGFTKVNGRRKVTDRTALVLVSAALLIALAPLVWLLVTLVVRGISPILSADWWQFDELHGGAFNAIVGTLQQTLLAAVISIPVGIFVAIYLVEYGNKSLLARFTTFMVDILSGVPSIVAALFIYAVWRTTLGLPRSGFVVALALVLLMIPIVVRSTEEMLKIVPQDLREASYALGVPKWRTIVSIVLPTALSGIVTGVMLSVARVMGESAPVLILVGSTRAVNNNPFEGNQQSLPLMMVQQYNNGPDALDKVWGAALTLVLIVAVIYFGAKLVSRLFAPKKA from the coding sequence ATGACTGCCACCCTCGAGAGCCCCAGCCTGGGCCCGGTGAAGCGGGACGCATCCGGCTTCACCAAGGTCAACGGCCGACGTAAGGTCACCGACCGGACCGCCCTCGTGCTCGTCTCGGCGGCGCTGCTGATCGCGCTCGCGCCGCTGGTCTGGTTGCTCGTCACCCTCGTCGTCCGGGGCATCAGCCCGATCCTGTCCGCCGACTGGTGGCAGTTCGACGAGCTGCACGGCGGCGCGTTCAACGCGATCGTCGGCACCCTCCAGCAGACGCTGCTCGCGGCGGTCATCTCGATCCCGGTGGGCATCTTCGTCGCCATCTACCTCGTCGAATACGGCAACAAGTCGCTGCTGGCGCGATTCACCACCTTCATGGTCGACATCCTCTCCGGTGTCCCGTCGATCGTCGCCGCGCTGTTCATCTACGCCGTGTGGCGCACCACCCTCGGCCTGCCGCGTTCCGGTTTCGTCGTGGCGCTGGCCCTGGTGTTGCTGATGATCCCGATCGTGGTGCGCTCCACGGAGGAGATGCTCAAGATCGTCCCGCAGGATCTGCGCGAGGCGTCCTACGCGCTGGGTGTGCCCAAGTGGCGCACCATCGTCAGCATCGTCCTGCCGACGGCGCTCTCGGGAATCGTGACGGGTGTGATGCTCTCGGTTGCGAGAGTCATGGGTGAGTCCGCGCCGGTGTTGATCCTGGTGGGCTCCACCCGAGCGGTCAACAACAACCCGTTCGAGGGCAACCAGCAGTCGCTCCCCCTGATGATGGTGCAGCAGTACAACAACGGTCCCGACGCTCTCGACAAGGTCTGGGGCGCGGCGTTGACCCTCGTGCTCATCGTCGCGGTGATCTACTTCGGCGCCAAGCTCGTGTCCCGCCTGTTCGCCCCCAAGAAGGCCTGA